The genomic region AGTGGCCATCCAATTTTGCAGTCACCGACTTTTTAGCCAGTGACTTAGAAATTTGTGAAGCAACCTCGATGGGCTTCACGCCGGCTTCGTATTCTTTAACTGCTCCATCTGGAAACGTTAATGCTACCTGCGCCATAAAACTACCTCTTCTATATTTTTATTTGGGTTAAACCACAAAAAAACGCCCTTTAGGCTGAAATCAGCCTAAAGGGACGCTTAACCGTGGTACCACCCATTTCGACCCAGTTAACCTGGGCCCTCTCATGACTGGTAACGGTGTCACCCGGGTGGGCTTTCATAAGTACTCCCCCACCACTCAAAGGTAGTCCAACTTATCCCCGATACCTGCTCTCAGCAACCGCAGGCTCTCTAATAACGAGTGGATAAATCAGTTGTCCTTCTCAATGTTTCTAAAGCGATATTAGCATCTTGAACAAAAAATAGCAAGATACTACTTAAAGTCGGCTAGCACGGCAGCCAACGCTTGCCGGGCAGTGTCATCATGGTCCAAAATACCGTTATCATAAACCGACTGCAGGGCTGCTACCTGCGCCTTACTCAACTTTGCCATGGTCAGTCTCCTTTACTCAAATATCAAGCCCATTATACTGCAAAATGTTACAATTACCTACACAAGTAGCCAGTAATTAAGGAGCTTTTGTCATGCCAGAAAATTCACCCCTAACCGCCCAAGTTGTCTTTGCCACCATCACCGGCAACAACGAGGCCGTGGCCGATGTGATTATCGCCGACTTAGAGGCGGCCGGGGTTCAGGTTAAAAAAACCGAAATCAGTCAGACCGAAGTTGATGAACTAGCCCAAGTCGACATTGCCATCATTGTCCCCTACACCTACGACGGTGGTTCCCTGCCCGACGAGGGTCTGGATTTTTACGATGACCTAGCCGACATTGACCTCAGCCAAGTAATCTATGGGGTGGCTGGTTCCGGTGATCTTTACTACGAAGATACCTACTGCCTGGCCCTAGATAGTTTCGATACGCAGATTCAGAAAAGCGGGGCCAAAAAGGGTGCTGACATTGTCCGTGTCGACCTACGACCAGAAGAAGAGGATAAAAAGCACCTCCAGGTCTTTGTCGATGACTTAATCGCAGCGGCCCAAGCTACTAAGCAATAAAAAAAGTTTCCCAAGCAATTGGGAAACTTTTTTTATTATTCGGCCGTAGTATAAACGGCAAGGACATCTTCGTTGTCTTCTAATTCGTCAACCAACTTGTCCAACTTTTCGCGGTCATCACCGCCCACTTCCATTGGGTTTTGTGGAATCATGGTTACTTCGGCATCGGCGAAGTCATAACCGGCATCCACCAAGGCCCCTTCAACTGTTTGGAAGTCACCGGGTTCGGTGTAGATTTCAAAGGCTTCATCAGAAGTCTGCACATCTTCAGCACCGGCTTCCAAGGCGTCTTCGAGGACCTGATCTTCATCCAAATCTGGGAATTCAGAACGATCAATGACCAGGTAACCTTTCCGGTCGAACTGGAAGGCCACGGAACCGCTGGTTCCTA from Leuconostocaceae bacterium ESL0723 harbors:
- a CDS encoding flavodoxin, which gives rise to MPENSPLTAQVVFATITGNNEAVADVIIADLEAAGVQVKKTEISQTEVDELAQVDIAIIVPYTYDGGSLPDEGLDFYDDLADIDLSQVIYGVAGSGDLYYEDTYCLALDSFDTQIQKSGAKKGADIVRVDLRPEEEDKKHLQVFVDDLIAAAQATKQ